A portion of the Perognathus longimembris pacificus isolate PPM17 chromosome 20, ASM2315922v1, whole genome shotgun sequence genome contains these proteins:
- the LOC125368443 gene encoding sulfotransferase 2A1-like, protein MAQDYMWYDGIPFPAVDCKPETLKAAHEKFVVKDEDIMLVAYPKSGTHWLIEILCLIHTKGDPKWVRSVNTYNRSPWIETESGNTTIVNRKEGPPLISSHLPIQLFPKSFFTSKAKLIYVIRNPKDVLISGYYFWSSTNLVKKPESLEQYFEWFLRGHVPYGSWFDHVRGWLSLREKENVLVLCYEEMRKDPRKSVEKICQFLGKALEPGELNLVLENSSFQAMKENKMSNFGSVAKELVLNDFKITRKGITGDWKNHFTPAQTQAFEETFREKMAGLPPELFPWD, encoded by the exons ATGGCACAGGACTACATGTGGTATGATGGAATTCCCTTTCCTGCTGTAGATTGCAAACCTGAAACATTAAAAGCAGCCCACGAGAAGTTCGTGGTGAAGGATGAGGACATCATGTTGGTGGCCTACCCCAAATCAG GAACCCATTGGTTGATTGAGATTCTCTGTCTGATTCACACCAAGGGGGATCCCAAGTGGGTGCGATCTGTGAACACATATAATCGCTCCCCATGGATAGAGACTGAAAGTGGAAACACAACAATAGTGAACAGGAAGGAGGGCCCCCCCCtcatctcctcccacctccctatCCAActcttccccaagtctttcttCACCTCCAAGGCCAAG ttGATCTATGTCATCAGAAATCCTAAGGATGTTCTTATATCTGGTTATTATTTCTGGAGTTCTACAAATCTGGTTAAGAAGCCAGAGTCGCTGGAACAATATTTTGAATGGTTCTTGCGAGGACACG TGCCGTACGGGTCGTGGTTTGATCACGTCCGAGGCTGGCTGTCATTGAGGGAAAAGGAGAATGTGCTGGTGCTCTGTTATGAGGAGATGAGAAAG GACCCAAGAAAGTCAGTAGAGAAGATCTGCCAGTTTCTGGGAAAGGCCCTAGAACCGGGAGAGCTCAACTTGGTCCTGGAAAACAGTTCCTTCCAGGCGATGAAGGAGAACAAGATGTCCAATTTTGGTAGTGTGGCCAAGGAGCTTGTTCTCAACGACTTCAAAATCACCAGGAAAG GCATTACCGGGGACTGGAAGAACCACTTCACCCCAGCCCAGACCCAAGCCTTTGAGGAAACCTTCCGGGAGAAGATGGCAGGACTTCCTCCAGAGCTGTTTCCATGGGACTAA